In the Streptomyces fradiae ATCC 10745 = DSM 40063 genome, one interval contains:
- a CDS encoding SsgA family sporulation/cell division regulator, which yields MNTTVSCELHLRLVVSSESSLPVPAGLRYDTADPYAVHATFHTGAEETVEWVFARDLLAEGLHRPTGTGDVRVWPSRSHGQGVVCIALSSPEGEALLEAPARALESFLKRTDAAVPPGTEHRHFDLDTELSHILAES from the coding sequence ATGAACACCACGGTCAGCTGCGAGCTGCACCTGCGCCTCGTTGTATCGAGCGAGTCCTCACTGCCTGTTCCGGCGGGCCTGCGGTATGACACGGCCGATCCCTATGCCGTGCACGCCACCTTCCACACCGGAGCCGAGGAGACGGTCGAGTGGGTCTTCGCCCGCGATCTTCTCGCCGAGGGGCTGCACCGCCCCACCGGAACCGGCGACGTCAGGGTCTGGCCGTCCCGCAGCCACGGTCAGGGCGTCGTCTGCATCGCCCTCAGCTCCCCGGAGGGCGAGGCGCTGCTGGAGGCCCCCGCGCGGGCCCTGGAGTCCTTCCTCAAGCGCACCGACGCGGCCGTGCCGCCCGGTACCGAGCACCGACACTTCGACCTGGACACGGAGCTCTCGCACATCCTCGCGGAGAGCTGA
- a CDS encoding CGNR zinc finger domain-containing protein: MLIPHDTRIALDTVVDLMNTAPEGGRGETLGDVPSLYAFVEGHQVSGVGELGPRDLRAVQEVRDRFAEVFAAPDARTAAGLINQLVAAAGTTPQLTDHDGYDWHVHYFAPGASVADHLAADCGMALAFILVAGERERLRRCEAPDCRRAFVDLSRNRSRRYCDSRTCGNRLHVAAYRARRKDAAAG; encoded by the coding sequence GTGCTGATCCCCCACGACACCCGGATCGCCCTCGACACCGTCGTCGACCTGATGAACACCGCGCCGGAGGGCGGCCGCGGCGAGACCCTCGGGGACGTGCCGTCGCTGTACGCGTTCGTGGAGGGCCACCAGGTGAGCGGCGTCGGCGAGCTCGGGCCGCGCGACCTGCGGGCCGTGCAGGAGGTGCGGGACCGGTTCGCGGAGGTGTTCGCCGCGCCGGACGCCCGTACGGCCGCCGGGCTGATCAACCAGCTGGTCGCCGCCGCCGGCACCACGCCGCAGCTCACCGACCACGACGGCTACGACTGGCACGTCCACTACTTCGCCCCCGGCGCCTCGGTCGCCGACCACCTCGCGGCCGACTGCGGCATGGCGCTGGCGTTCATCCTGGTGGCGGGCGAACGGGAGCGGCTGCGCCGCTGCGAGGCCCCCGACTGCCGCCGGGCCTTCGTGGACCTGTCCCGCAACCGCTCGCGCCGCTACTGCGACAGCCGCACCTGCGGCAACCGGCTGCACGTGGCCGCCTACCGGGCGCGGCGCAAGGACGCGGCGGCCGGCTGA